Within Sorangiineae bacterium MSr11367, the genomic segment CTCATAAAATGTCGACAAGAACGACATTTCACCGTCGGCAGAAAATCGGGACGAAATGGGGACTTCATCGAGTCCACAGACCGGTAAAAGATGATCCATGCGCGCTCGCGACTCGCGAATTTGGCTCGATTTCGCGAGCGACCTACTTCGTTTGGATCATCGATTACCCGCCAATGAACGGGGCCTCGTCCACTCTTTTGCCGCACATTTCGGCACCATTCTTCCCATCGGAAGTAGGCAATTCACCAGCCATTTCAGCAACTTACATAAATCAGCCTTACGCGCGCCGGGGCACTGCGGGCTTGGCACGGAGCGTGTACTAATGCCCTCACGAAGCGGCGGTCACGCTGCTTCCCCAAATCCCCCCAAGTAACGAACGCAATCAGGAGAATTCCTATGAACAAAGACATCATGAAGCTGGTCAAGGACGAGAAGGGTGCAACCGCGATCGAGTACGGCTTGCTCCTCGTTGCCATCCTCCTGATTGTCGCCGGCGCTTACAA encodes:
- a CDS encoding Flp family type IVb pilin, whose translation is MNKDIMKLVKDEKGATAIEYGLLLVAILLIVAGAYKKLGKAVKGAANDAKGEF